The nucleotide sequence TTGTAACATTTAAGTATGCATGTTATATTaggttatcaaaataaaaaatttatgcatGTTATATTATTGTTTTGCTGCCACCTATAAACCGAAAGAGCCAGGCTTCCCAGCCACTATGCAAGAAGCAAATTGCGAATAATAAATCAACACgaggatttttacgtggaaaattCCTTGCTCAAGAGAGAAAAATACCACCACCTATCTCCAGTAGGATTTCCCCAAACTCTCCACTTTAACTTGAGCAATTTCAAGGTTACAACTCTTTGTACACCTAAGGAAGTGACTCCAATAGAACCTTCTCAAATTTTAGTACCTTCTCCAACTCAAAGACTACGTTGTCTATGAAGTCCCTTTACAATTCAAAACCAAGGCATGATACAAGTCACTATGAAAGTAATAAGTGTACAGTTAGGAACCACAAGAATTAGTGGCGGAGCcagacttttggttaagggtgttcatatttttccttgggcaaagaactgtttaaaaaacaaagaaaataaagcactgtTGTACCTGCCAAGGTTCAAACTGGGTTGTTGATACggaaatgcacactcttgaccactggactatgcttctctagcttgtcaagggtgtgcaacaacatgcttctctagcttgtcaagggtgtgcaacaacatgtatataaccataaatatttatatttaacctatatactcgaaaaaattttccgacgaagggtgttcatctgaccacccttcgttggctgtggctccgccactgacaAGAATCTAACTATAACACTTGATAGGAACAAGTTCTTCTCGTTGTGGTCTGAACAAATCTCTGTATATGTGTAGTCTCTCTCGTATGTCGTTACCTCATAAAGCATCAATGCAATGCTTTAAATAGGAGTAGAATATACATTTGTATTCTCTAAATCCAACCAAGACTTGGTTCAAGACTTCCCAAGAAACCAATTCGTGTTTGACTTTGTTTAGAGTCGGACAACTTCTCTTTATTCCAAGCTAATTCTTTGTGTTCAATTATGGTAGTGTTTTCATGTCTTGAACTCCAGTTCCATGTAGAATTTGGTTAACTCTTTTCATTTCGGTTGTAAGTGTAACCAACCTGCTATTAAGGATACGACaaaacaaataatagaaaaagagtGCCAGTATAAAGATCTTGATTAGTGCACAAACCAATTGTATACCACCTGTTTTCAAGGTTTTCTTTTGTGCGTGGAATAGCTTCTCCTACGTGGGTGAGACAGTCTTCTGGTTCTTGTTTGAAGGACCTGGTTCTCTCAGCAATTGCTCTGAAGTGTTTCCAGCTTCACCACCTTTTGGAAATTTGCTAAGGACGTGGTTCTTGTacattgattgtcactttgtacATTGTTTgccaatcatcaaaacttcataaaatcttgaattaAGATTCAGATCAAAGCAGCTCAACATATAGCTAATTTTCAAAATCTGGGTATGATACAAGATTAGAGCTTCTTCAAGGAAAGTAGCTTGAATTTGTTCTCCCATGTATGCTCACCATGTTCGTTTATAAAAAGTTCAACATCAACCTTGTGGTTcaatatatttttagttcttcTACTTTAGAAACTCAAATATTCAACAAGGAAAGATAACATAGTTGAATGACCATGATGCTTATTAATTGATAGATGAAGAATTTACCATAAAGGATATCTTCACAGGTACCCAGGTACTGGAGAATATGACAAGTTTTCTGGTGAAGGAGTCTACCAATGTGCAGGATGTGGCACTCCCCTCTACAATTCCACAACAAAATTCAACTCAGGCTGTGGTTGGCCAGCTTTCTTTGAGGGTCTTCCTGGAGCTATTAATCGCACTGTGAGCTTCCTTCTCTTCCTCATCGCCAGATCAATACGGTTTTGTCAACTTTAAAATCTTTAGATCATAATACTCATTATTAGGAGAGCTATTTTTGCGGAGATCACATCCCCTTGACTTCTGGGATAGAATGTAGAGTTTTTATATGAGGTTCCATTAATATGAATGGCCCTGCCTTTTGGACCAAAAGTATAGTGTAGCCTTGAGATTATGGGACATCTGCTTCCTTATGTTGGCACCTTCTTTTAACTTCCGTTTGCTACGTTCCAGTGTTTCTCTTTCTTCCATGTGTTTCCGGATGATGCTGGAGTAAGGAGTGAAGATAATGTTTGTAATTCCTGCAGCTATTTTAACagagatatattttgaatttgagaatGAAAGCACCAACCTCCTTAAAAAATTACAAAGAGATGacaatatgattttttttcccattattcttttctattttgaaCCTTAAGTATTTAcacttgttcttgaattttttcaaaaGGCATTTGACACATAGGGAGGCATTCCGTTGATTTTTCTTGAATGTATTTGGTAATGAGATTGCTTCTTCAACATTTCTATGTTTTACCTGGGTCCTCAGAAATTTTCTAGATCTGACATTGTGACACTGTCTGATGTGATATAATTGTGCTATTCAGCCTGACCCTGATGGCAGGAGGATTGAGATTACTTGTGCAGCTTGTGGTGGCCATCTCGGTCATGTTTTCAAGGGTGAGGGGTTCCCGAACCCAACAAATGAGCGCCATTGCGTCAATAGTATTTCCCTCAAGTTTACACCGGCAAATTCCTAATCCATCGCACTTGGGATGTGATATTTATCACAGCTTTATATTTCTCACGCATAGTTAGATGCTATGTTAACTGTTGATGGCAGTGTTGTGTTTTGGAAATAAAAGTTTACTTTTAAGCCTTGCGCTTTCTTGGAAATAATTCTTAGCCTTTTCTTATTCAGCTTCAATATATGGGATAATCTAGACAAAGTTTGATATAAATATTTCACGTCTTTAATATAACTGCTGATGGCAGCATTTTAGGCACGGAACGCTGCTTGTATGTCAAGTCCAATGCCTTTCTTCTAACTAAAGGTGGTCCTTGAGTATTAGATCCTCCACAGATGCAACTCCAACTTTCCATTGTAGACAAAAGTGTTTTTGAAACTGAAGCTTCCCAAGTATAGGTAAGTTATCGATCTTCAAAGGCAGTTTCAGAAAGCCCCAATCTGGAAAGTTGATACCTGGATATTCTCTGATGCGTAGGAATGACAATGGGTCTTCGAGTGTGTGTGTGCACGCACGCGGGGGGTGGGGCATCAAGTTTTGCCCTGCCCTGTCTGTCCCATTTAGTCCATACTAGTATCACAACACGTGTGTTGCACGTCGTTCTTGAGAAATGTCGGTAAGAAGTGTGTATGTCGCTTGACATTGTACTGTgccctttttttaaaataatatcaattaaaAAGGAAGCATCGAAGTTTCAGAATATCAAATTAAAGTCAATATACTTGTAGAAATGTAGTCAAAAACTTCGATATATAAAACATTGAAAGAACGGGAGAATTCCTTTTTTCGAGAAAATCTTATGTACAGAGGAAGCGTAAACATAATAGATTGATAGATCTTTAACAATTATATATTCAATTATCCTTTTTTGGAGAAAATCTAATGTACAGAGGAAGTGTAAACATAATAGATTGATAGATCTTTAAAATCAATTATATATACAGATTTCTCTTTTCCCCTAAAACAGAACTTACATAGTGTGTTGAATACTTATTCATTTTATGTTGCTTAGGCTCGTAATGCTTGTTTGATAATAGGCTCTCAAAGCAGTTCTACATATTTagattgacttattttaagtgGTTTTATTTAGCCAAAATAGCTTTTAACTAGTTCTGTAGTGTTTAGGTAATAATAAAAAGTGATTTTAAGCACGCGCTGGTAagctaaaaagacaaaaataagttaaaagttATAAGCTCATTCAAATaccctaatatttttttttttctatctgaTAACTTTCTTCTCTTGCTCCTTCTCCAATAAGTGGTTTCACCACAACTGACATGCAAAttagatctgaagagcaaaaataaaatttgagtgaCAAGTATGTATTAAATATGCTCAAAGTTATATTAAAGTCGTTAAACTGTACTTATCAACGACACTGTCAGTTGCTAAAGTATCCACC is from Capsicum annuum cultivar UCD-10X-F1 chromosome 5, UCD10Xv1.1, whole genome shotgun sequence and encodes:
- the LOC107871036 gene encoding peptide methionine sulfoxide reductase B5 produces the protein MGSQILKISPFTLIFSSTSLLRFHAKRNCGQFRHLGFVCSSKRRFRGGIIAMATPGSVHKSEEEWRAILSPEQFRILRQKGTEYPGTGEYDKFSGEGVYQCAGCGTPLYNSTTKFNSGCGWPAFFEGLPGAINRTPDPDGRRIEITCAACGGHLGHVFKGEGFPNPTNERHCVNSISLKFTPANS